CGGAGGCGACCAGCACCGCCTTCACCTCATGTCTGACCGGAAACTGTTCGCTGGCAGTCTGGAGCGTCTGCAGCTTCCGTCGCGCGTGTTCCACCGAGCCGATCACCACCGTCTGCACCCGCCCAGCCAGACGTGGCGTCGACGCCCACAGCAACGCTTCGGTATCAAGCGCAACCACCACGAGATACACCGGGATCTCCTCCGTCAGGAGCTGCAAGAACAGCCGTTCTTGCAGCGCGGACACTTCGGCATTCGGCATTTGGGCCGCTCAACAGCATCGGCCAACACCCATCCTCCAGCGGAACCGCTGTGCACGTTGTCAGCTGGAGGGTGGGTGAGGCCTGTACCTCCACCGGGGTTGGTCGCCTCAACCGTCGAATCGCTGATTTTACTCGCGTCGTGATGGACATGGACATCGAGTCTCCTTCTGGGCCGGGCGATGCCAGCCACGTCTGGAGCATGCCTGCAATCAAGGTGACGCTTGTGCATCATGCTGTTCCAGGCAACATCACCTTGATGCAGGAGACACTGGAACCATGTCCGACGCTGACCGTGACGCCGACTCCTTCATCCCCCCGGGTTGGACGGGTGCAGCTCACCGCCCAACTCCAGCGTCTCAGCCAGCTCGACGCCGATCAGTCCACCCTGGCCGTGCGGATTGTGTTCCAAGTGATCAAGCGTCACCTCGAACTCGGCACCGCCGTCAGCCTGCCCGGCCTCGGCACCTTGCACTGCGAGGGACAGCCGCGCCGCGTGGTCTTCCGACCCGCCCGGTTCCTCAATCAGCACCTCCAAGATCAGCTGGCGGTGCCCTTCGAAGACGACGGCGTGTTCGACATGGACGCTGAGCGATAACGCCGCTCGATCCGGCAGCCCGGCCGACCCGGACCAGGCAACGCGTACACTCCCACCCCAAACCAACGGGCTAGCTCGGCCGCCAAGTCGAACGGCAGCATGCCCAGATCTAAGGGCTCCCAGGCGGCATCGAAGACCTGAACCCCGCCCTGGGCACTCACCAACACGGTTTCCGCAGCGGGCAACACTGCCACCAGCGCGGCGCTCAGCACCAGCAGGTCCATCCGTGCTTGCCGGGGATCGTCGACGCGGAGTGTCCAGCGAAACGCCGTGTCGCTCATGCGCTCAGCATGCCTGCAATCAAGGTGACGCCCTGACCGTGCGTCACCTTGATTGCAGGCATGCTTCAGGCATGACCGCCACCCCAACTCAGGTGCACGGCGTGGTCGAGCGCACCTGGCGCACCGCCACCGGCGAAGATGCCTGCCGCCTTAAATTGACAGATGGCGCCATGCTGACCCTGACCGGTCCGCTGCCGCCCCTCAAACGCGGCCACCAGTTGAAAGCTGAACTGCAGGGTAACGTGCTGCTGTCCGCTCACCGAGTCATTCGCGAGCGCGACATCGCCGCCGCCTTCTACGGACAGATCACCGGCCTCGCTCGGCACGGTGTGGCAAAGATCGTCGCGCAGCTGGAAGACGACACCCATCGCATCATTCAGCACGAAGCACAGCGCCTCTCAGGGGTGCGGGGATTTCCAGCGAGCAGCGTGCGGGCTATGCAAACACACGCCCGGCGGCAGGGAAGATGGTACACCACCTTCCAGGACCTCGCCGCGTTGGGCTTGGCCCCGGAGTACGCCCAGCCGCTGATTCGTCAGGATGGCGCAGGCGCGGTGCAGGTGTTCCGAGACAATCCATACCGCGCGGTCCAGCAGCGTATTCCCCTGCGAGTGCTCGATGCGGCGGCTCGGCAGCAGGGGCTGTCGATCTTCGATCCCCGGCGTGGCCCGGCACTGGTGTACGAGCTGGTGCAGCGCGCCTTGCAGGAGGATGGGCATACCTGTGTCCCCAGAACCCTGCTGAAAAAAGTGCTGATGCAGGACCACGCGCTGGAGGAGGAGGAAGCCGAACTCGCTCTCCAAGCAGCGGTGGACGACGGGTATGTGATGGCCTTTCAGCAGATGCTGGCGGCACCCACGCCATATCACGAAGAAGTGCGCCTGGCGGACGACATCGCCCGACTGCTGACCGCCGATCTTCCACCCCTCCCACTTCCAGCTGTTCTCCCGAATCTGAGTAGCGAACAGCGGGCGGCCGTCCAGCTCGCCTGCACCACCGCCCTGTGCGTCATCACCAGCGGCCCCGGCACTGGTAAAACCACCACCCTCAAAGCGCTGCTCGACACCCTCGACACCGCTGGACTGAGCACGATCCTGTGTGCGCCAACAGGAAAAGCGGCCAGCCGCATGCAGCAGAGTACCGGCCGCTTCGCCACCACCCTCCACCGACTGCTCGGCTATGACGGGCACCGCTTTGAGACCGGCCTGCTGCAGACGCAGGCGGTCGTGGTCGATGAAGTGAGCATGGCCAGCAACGCCCTGCTCGCGGCCCTGCTGCGAAGCGCCCCCACCGGGTGCCGCGTGATTCTGGTGGGCGACGAGGATCAGTTGCCGCCGATTGATCCAGGGCATCCGTTGGCGGCGCTGATTCGCACGGTGCCGACTGCACGACTGACCCGCACCCATCGGCAGGCGCAGGACAGTCCGATCCTCACGCTCGCCCGGCTGCTGATCAGCGGTGAGCGTCCCCGCGACACCGGGATTGCCTTCCACGAAACGGTCACCACGGAAGCCGTCGTGCAGTTGATGCAGGCCCACGTGCAGGAGAGCGGCCCACCGATCCTGCTCACCGCTGGGCGCGCCGGCCCCCTGGGAGTGGATGCCCTCAATCCCGCCCTGCAGGCCGCCCTCAATCCCGGTACCGGACGGTTTCGGGTGGGCGACCCCGTGCTGGTCACGCGCAACGACCACACCACCGGGCTGATGAACGGCATGACCGGCCGGGTCCTGAGGGTCGGAGAGCAACTTGAATGTTGTTTCGACGACACGGTGCACACGCTGGGGCCGGACGCACAGCTGCAGCTCAGCTTGGCCTACGCGCTGACGATTCACCGCGCACAGGGCAGCGAGTGGGACCGCGTGCTGGTGGTGCTGAGTGACGAGCACCACCGCCTGCTGTCGCGCCAACTGGCGTATACCGCCGTGACCCGCGCGAAACGGCAGTTGATCGCCGCCGGACACCGCCAAGCCTGGAATACCGCGGCCCTGACCGGCGCCACCGTGCGCTTCAGCCTGCTCGAAGCGCTCCTGCGCACCTGAAAGCGGCCGGTTGAAAAACGTCACCTTGATTGCAGCAACACTCGGGACATGGCGCTGTCAAGCCCCAGACCCGTCAAGGAGGGTGTATGCCCACGACCCACCCGCGCTCGCCCCCACCGCCACGCTACTGCCCTCAGCCCGCCTGCACTGCTGCACACATCCGCCCGTTGGAACTCATTTCAAGGAGAGTATGACCCACCCCCGACACACCCAAGGCTTCACGCTGATCGAGCTCCTGGTGGTCATCGCGATCATTGCCATTCTCGCGGCAATCTTCGTGCCCAGCTACGCGGCCGCTCAGAAGAAACCCCGTGACGTCGCCGCGTTGCAGTGCATCAAAGCCATTACCGGCGCCGAAATCAGCTACGCGGGCGACCACAACGGCACCTACGCCAGCACGCTCACCGCGCTGAACAACACCGACGTGACCGAACAGTGCAGCGGCATCCAGGTTCATCACTTCGACTCCGCCGGCCTGC
The Deinococcus sp. KNUC1210 genome window above contains:
- a CDS encoding HU family DNA-binding protein is translated as MMDMDIESPSGPGDASHVWSMPAIKVTLVHHAVPGNITLMQETLEPCPTLTVTPTPSSPRVGRVQLTAQLQRLSQLDADQSTLAVRIVFQVIKRHLELGTAVSLPGLGTLHCEGQPRRVVFRPARFLNQHLQDQLAVPFEDDGVFDMDAER
- a CDS encoding AAA family ATPase, whose protein sequence is MTATPTQVHGVVERTWRTATGEDACRLKLTDGAMLTLTGPLPPLKRGHQLKAELQGNVLLSAHRVIRERDIAAAFYGQITGLARHGVAKIVAQLEDDTHRIIQHEAQRLSGVRGFPASSVRAMQTHARRQGRWYTTFQDLAALGLAPEYAQPLIRQDGAGAVQVFRDNPYRAVQQRIPLRVLDAAARQQGLSIFDPRRGPALVYELVQRALQEDGHTCVPRTLLKKVLMQDHALEEEEAELALQAAVDDGYVMAFQQMLAAPTPYHEEVRLADDIARLLTADLPPLPLPAVLPNLSSEQRAAVQLACTTALCVITSGPGTGKTTTLKALLDTLDTAGLSTILCAPTGKAASRMQQSTGRFATTLHRLLGYDGHRFETGLLQTQAVVVDEVSMASNALLAALLRSAPTGCRVILVGDEDQLPPIDPGHPLAALIRTVPTARLTRTHRQAQDSPILTLARLLISGERPRDTGIAFHETVTTEAVVQLMQAHVQESGPPILLTAGRAGPLGVDALNPALQAALNPGTGRFRVGDPVLVTRNDHTTGLMNGMTGRVLRVGEQLECCFDDTVHTLGPDAQLQLSLAYALTIHRAQGSEWDRVLVVLSDEHHRLLSRQLAYTAVTRAKRQLIAAGHRQAWNTAALTGATVRFSLLEALLRT
- a CDS encoding prepilin-type N-terminal cleavage/methylation domain-containing protein, with the translated sequence MTHPRHTQGFTLIELLVVIAIIAILAAIFVPSYAAAQKKPRDVAALQCIKAITGAEISYAGDHNGTYASTLTALNNTDVTEQCSGIQVHHFDSAGLRISATGDGIINNDGQGHLLFLAWSPQGSNLYEVNQSRIAQKINPVHWN